One window from the genome of Amycolatopsis sp. NBC_01480 encodes:
- the sfnG gene encoding dimethylsulfone monooxygenase SfnG, giving the protein MSAPDPHEPLKFAYWVPNVSGGLVTSDIEQRTDWGYEYNRKLAVLAEDNGFEYALSQVRYTASYGAAYQHESTGFSLALLLATQRLKVIAAVHPGLWHPGVLAKFIASADVISGGRAAVNVVSGWFKDEFTKLGEPWLEHDERYRRTEEFIRVLKELWTDDHAEFGGDFYRIHDFDIKPKPESRPHPEIFQGGNSTAARKLAGRVSDWYFSNGKDFDGFTEQVEEVNGYAAANNHSVRFGLNGFVIARESESEARDVLREIVAKANVDAVEGFRSAVKQAGKSTSDAKGMWADSEFKDLVQYNDGFRTGLIGTPEQIADRAIEYKRRGAHLLLLGFLHYLEDVAHFGSEVLPVIRSKERDVARGAGVPEPATGRV; this is encoded by the coding sequence ATGTCCGCACCAGACCCGCACGAGCCACTGAAATTCGCCTACTGGGTGCCGAACGTGAGCGGCGGCCTGGTGACGAGCGACATCGAGCAGCGCACCGACTGGGGGTATGAGTACAACCGGAAACTGGCCGTGCTCGCGGAGGACAACGGCTTCGAGTACGCGCTGAGCCAGGTCCGCTACACCGCCAGCTACGGCGCCGCCTACCAGCACGAGTCGACCGGCTTCAGCCTCGCGCTGCTTCTGGCGACGCAGCGACTGAAGGTGATCGCGGCCGTGCACCCGGGGCTGTGGCACCCGGGCGTGCTGGCGAAGTTCATCGCGAGCGCCGACGTGATCTCGGGCGGCCGCGCCGCGGTCAACGTGGTGAGCGGCTGGTTCAAGGACGAGTTCACGAAGCTCGGCGAACCGTGGCTGGAACACGACGAGCGGTACCGCCGCACGGAGGAGTTCATCCGTGTGCTCAAGGAACTCTGGACCGACGACCACGCGGAGTTCGGCGGCGACTTCTACCGCATCCACGATTTCGACATCAAGCCCAAGCCTGAAAGCCGCCCCCACCCGGAGATCTTCCAGGGCGGCAACTCCACCGCGGCCCGCAAGCTGGCCGGCCGCGTCTCGGACTGGTACTTCAGCAACGGCAAGGATTTCGACGGCTTCACCGAACAGGTCGAAGAGGTCAACGGCTACGCGGCGGCGAACAACCACAGTGTCCGCTTCGGACTGAACGGTTTCGTCATCGCCCGCGAATCGGAGTCCGAGGCACGCGACGTCCTGCGCGAGATCGTCGCGAAGGCCAATGTGGACGCCGTCGAGGGCTTCCGCTCCGCGGTCAAGCAGGCCGGAAAGTCCACTTCGGACGCAAAGGGCATGTGGGCGGACTCGGAGTTCAAGGACCTGGTCCAGTACAACGACGGCTTCCGCACGGGCCTGATCGGCACGCCGGAGCAGATCGCGGACCGGGCCATCGAGTACAAGCGGCGGGGGGCTCACCTTTTGTTGCTGGGCTTCCTGCACTATCTGGAGGACGTGGCGCATTTCGGGTCTGAGGTGCTGCCGGTCATCCGGTCCAAGGAACGGGACGTGGCTCGTGGTGCTGGGGTTCCGGAACCGGCGACCGGGCGGGTCTGA
- a CDS encoding SCO6745 family protein: MGEATDVAKQFKGTFDTLHSLVYFVPETEQYLTAAGLRPGRMCYFAGRAAPMGAVGTAVVTATFYNFNPEIVARHIPRAWTLATPEAVLTARLEAVDAAYRRLLGDEALASDDVAEAAELAREATAGCSAEGRALYAGHASLPWPDRPHLALWHAVSLLREYRGDAHVAALMLNGLGGLDALVTHVATGAGFTPESAKQTRGWSDEQWDAAVAGLVDQGIVGADGGLTERGAELRERIEAATNLASEEPWTRLGEQKSARLRELCRPLSRAVVKAGAFPRAITKPS; this comes from the coding sequence ATGGGTGAGGCCACGGACGTCGCGAAGCAGTTCAAGGGCACTTTCGACACGCTGCACTCCCTGGTGTACTTCGTGCCGGAGACCGAGCAGTACCTCACCGCGGCGGGGCTGCGGCCGGGCCGGATGTGCTACTTCGCCGGGCGGGCCGCGCCGATGGGGGCCGTCGGGACGGCCGTGGTGACTGCGACGTTCTACAACTTCAACCCCGAAATCGTCGCCCGGCACATCCCGCGCGCCTGGACGCTGGCGACGCCGGAGGCCGTGCTCACGGCCCGGCTCGAGGCCGTCGACGCGGCGTACCGGCGGCTGCTCGGCGACGAGGCCCTCGCCTCCGACGACGTGGCCGAGGCCGCCGAGCTGGCGCGCGAAGCCACGGCTGGTTGCAGTGCGGAAGGCCGTGCCCTCTACGCCGGGCACGCGAGCCTGCCCTGGCCCGACCGGCCGCACCTCGCGCTCTGGCACGCCGTCTCGCTGCTGCGCGAGTACCGCGGCGACGCGCACGTCGCCGCGCTGATGCTGAACGGGCTGGGCGGGCTCGACGCTCTCGTCACCCACGTCGCGACGGGCGCCGGCTTCACCCCGGAGTCCGCGAAGCAGACCCGCGGCTGGAGTGACGAGCAGTGGGACGCCGCCGTCGCCGGACTGGTCGACCAGGGCATCGTCGGCGCGGACGGCGGGCTCACCGAGCGCGGCGCCGAGCTGCGCGAGCGGATCGAGGCCGCGACGAACCTGGCGTCCGAAGAGCCGTGGACGCGCCTGGGCGAGCAGAAGTCGGCCCGCCTGCGCGAACTGTGCCGCCCGCTGAGCCGCGCTGTGGTGAAGGCAGGCGCGTTCCCCCGCGCGATCACCAAGCCGTCCTGA
- a CDS encoding ATP-binding protein yields the protein MFGRGGSRGKRDQDVPVGAWQTPQQVRSANARNTSSNGKGGKRLTGEQAIPAYTPSIAARSIDGHLLRTGYEVYAWYRLAPQRWSFRSDSQRRDLIAAIAGQYAELQGRWLHLRVTNRPYPIRMWAEAHVHNAVGRPGDVPGALSFDDYLIGEQQQLMGRSMAEKEVYLGVQVQTRRMVDRAVERAAPVLRKILPEAVDAELAALDSEVEHLDQVIGSAGLEGRPVHAEEMSWLMHRSCSLGLPAPRNMPAVPGAAWEPEDLASFTDAADFYADPYAPTVTVRGRTGSNAGVSRHLAVLTVGQMHGLQIPEVDDPWIQHADRLPAAVEVSARIYVRRPEEVSGELQRQMNKVRSQVKHYTDEHELEPPQSLSRQAGRVLEIDDEMTSGFTALATRVRSWWRLAVSGPTERDALRLAQQLLDLYKPKVAIEHPEAQYAMAREFIPGEPLASAAYMRRGSVVWGASAVPTATAEVGDRRGILLGETVTATRRPVAWDPWMAQEIRDGSGLTAMVAGLGGGKSFLGGGIVYKTLRAGAHWTILDPSGPLSRLCDLPELRPYARPINLLNAQPGILNPYRVVADPLLEHFMDEDDPERSWRREKALAGATRRRLVLDVLTGVLPYEVSRMAQTRIVLLRAVRAVGGRFDADPGQVIDALRRDSSEHHEHAVVVADFLDEMRERMALLIPEDDADPYAETRDDRMTVLTMAGLTLPKDGVPREYWTDAESLGVEMLNLAAWLTQRSVYEKPKELRKGVWIDEAFFLSEVPTGRVLMNRFARDSRKWNVRVLLSSQIPADFLKIQGFVALLDSVFVGRLDDDDAQADALRLLKVPVGVGYEQVVAALGRRPGSQRGLERDVEPRQFIFGDGAGGVERIRVDFSGPHLQQLRSVMDTTPGSKDAYTKPGTDLVVPHPPEEEPVPYVPTPPEDDELEHDFELEAELEVGLTDEQLLGSPDPLASETGEVEGAVQQNGNGANGRGQGQPARTGGKGGTGRDAA from the coding sequence TTGTTCGGTCGCGGCGGAAGCCGAGGGAAGCGGGATCAGGACGTGCCGGTGGGCGCTTGGCAGACGCCCCAGCAGGTCAGGTCCGCGAACGCCAGGAACACCTCCTCGAACGGCAAGGGCGGCAAGCGCCTGACGGGTGAGCAGGCCATACCGGCCTACACCCCGTCGATCGCCGCCCGCAGCATCGACGGGCACCTGCTGCGCACGGGCTACGAGGTGTACGCCTGGTACCGGCTGGCGCCGCAGCGCTGGTCGTTCCGCTCCGACTCGCAGCGCCGCGACCTGATCGCGGCCATCGCCGGCCAGTACGCCGAGCTGCAGGGCCGCTGGCTGCACCTGCGCGTGACCAACCGGCCGTACCCGATCCGGATGTGGGCCGAGGCCCACGTGCACAACGCGGTCGGGCGCCCGGGCGACGTGCCGGGCGCGCTGTCCTTCGACGACTACCTGATCGGCGAGCAGCAGCAGCTGATGGGCCGGTCGATGGCGGAGAAGGAGGTCTACCTCGGCGTCCAGGTCCAGACCCGGCGCATGGTGGACCGCGCGGTCGAGCGCGCCGCGCCGGTGCTGCGCAAGATCCTGCCCGAGGCCGTCGACGCCGAGCTGGCGGCGCTGGACTCCGAGGTCGAGCACCTGGACCAGGTGATCGGCAGCGCCGGGCTGGAGGGCCGCCCGGTGCACGCCGAGGAGATGTCCTGGCTGATGCACCGGTCCTGCTCGCTGGGCCTGCCCGCGCCGCGGAACATGCCCGCCGTGCCGGGCGCCGCGTGGGAGCCCGAGGACCTGGCCAGCTTCACCGACGCCGCCGACTTCTACGCCGACCCGTACGCCCCGACCGTCACGGTCCGCGGCCGGACGGGGTCCAACGCGGGCGTCTCGCGGCACCTCGCCGTGCTCACCGTCGGCCAGATGCACGGCCTGCAGATCCCCGAGGTCGACGACCCGTGGATCCAGCACGCCGACCGGCTGCCCGCCGCGGTCGAGGTGTCCGCGCGGATCTACGTCCGCCGTCCGGAAGAGGTGTCCGGCGAGCTGCAGCGCCAGATGAACAAGGTGCGCTCGCAGGTCAAGCACTACACCGACGAGCACGAGCTGGAGCCGCCGCAGTCGCTGTCGCGCCAGGCCGGGCGGGTGCTGGAGATCGACGACGAGATGACGTCGGGCTTCACCGCGCTCGCCACGCGCGTGCGTTCCTGGTGGCGCCTGGCGGTTTCCGGGCCCACCGAGCGTGACGCGCTGCGGCTGGCCCAGCAGCTGCTCGACCTGTACAAGCCGAAGGTCGCGATCGAGCACCCCGAGGCGCAGTACGCGATGGCGCGGGAGTTCATCCCGGGCGAGCCGCTGGCTTCGGCGGCGTACATGCGCCGCGGTTCCGTGGTGTGGGGCGCCTCCGCGGTGCCGACGGCCACGGCCGAGGTCGGCGACCGGCGCGGCATCCTGCTCGGCGAGACGGTCACCGCGACCCGGCGCCCGGTGGCCTGGGACCCGTGGATGGCGCAGGAGATCCGCGACGGCTCGGGCCTGACCGCGATGGTGGCCGGGCTGGGTGGCGGCAAGTCGTTCCTCGGCGGCGGCATCGTCTACAAGACCCTGCGTGCCGGGGCGCACTGGACGATCCTCGACCCGTCCGGCCCGCTTTCGCGGCTGTGCGACCTGCCCGAGCTGCGCCCGTACGCGCGGCCGATCAACCTGCTCAACGCGCAGCCCGGCATCCTCAACCCGTACCGGGTGGTGGCGGACCCGCTGCTCGAGCACTTCATGGACGAGGACGACCCGGAGCGGTCCTGGCGCCGGGAGAAGGCGCTGGCGGGCGCGACGCGGCGCCGCCTGGTGCTGGACGTGCTCACCGGCGTCCTGCCGTACGAGGTGTCACGCATGGCGCAGACGCGGATCGTGCTGCTGCGCGCGGTCCGCGCGGTCGGCGGCCGCTTCGACGCCGACCCGGGCCAGGTGATCGACGCGCTGCGCCGGGACTCGAGCGAGCACCACGAGCACGCTGTGGTCGTCGCGGACTTCCTCGACGAGATGCGCGAGCGCATGGCGCTGCTGATCCCGGAGGACGACGCCGACCCGTACGCCGAGACCCGCGACGACCGCATGACCGTGCTGACCATGGCGGGCCTGACCCTGCCCAAGGACGGCGTGCCGCGCGAGTACTGGACGGACGCGGAGTCCCTCGGCGTCGAGATGCTGAACCTGGCGGCGTGGCTGACCCAGCGGTCGGTGTACGAGAAGCCGAAGGAACTGCGCAAGGGCGTCTGGATCGACGAGGCGTTCTTCCTGTCCGAGGTGCCGACCGGGCGCGTGCTGATGAACCGCTTCGCGCGTGACTCGCGCAAGTGGAACGTCCGGGTGCTGCTGTCCTCGCAGATCCCGGCGGACTTCCTGAAGATCCAGGGTTTCGTCGCGCTGCTGGACTCGGTTTTCGTCGGCCGGCTGGACGACGACGATGCCCAGGCCGACGCGTTGCGCCTGCTGAAGGTGCCGGTCGGCGTGGGCTACGAGCAGGTCGTCGCGGCGCTGGGCCGCCGCCCGGGCTCGCAACGCGGCCTGGAGCGCGACGTCGAACCGCGCCAGTTCATCTTCGGCGACGGCGCCGGCGGCGTGGAGCGCATCCGCGTCGACTTCTCCGGCCCGCACCTGCAGCAGCTGCGGTCGGTCATGGACACCACCCCGGGCTCGAAGGACGCGTACACCAAGCCGGGCACCGACCTGGTCGTGCCGCACCCGCCGGAGGAAGAGCCCGTCCCGTACGTCCCCACCCCACCGGAAGACGACGAGCTGGAACACGACTTCGAGCTCGAGGCCGAGCTCGAAGTCGGCCTGACCGACGAGCAGCTCCTCGGCTCGCCGGACCCGCTCGCGTCCGAGACCGGCGAGGTGGAGGGTGCGGTGCAGCAGAACGGAAACGGTGCCAATGGACGGGGCCAGGGTCAGCCCGCCCGGACCGGCGGCAAGGGCGGCACCGGCAGGGATGCCGCGTGA
- a CDS encoding magnesium transporter codes for MSTVLTLAFVLSIAAAWHALRRRIRQGPKPGKHKPSRRATMIAVMVILGMQTVVLAPSANAAACGEAPNPERPGSGMVGAIDPPEGHGEPNSAYIDYSYAGLVWDTFQTDCSPLSSIASPSSTIDTWAGNQLFNVGKNIVGATNSLHYTVLEGGLLNPIYNAVKSGAEKVYNNIYAQLFGLVALIMSIMLFRNIWRGDLAAVSKRALYALAAVWLAASSLAMLRYFDPIDRAIVQTTTNIQAGFVDESSDRIVRDILPTNLHTQIVYNNWLRGEFGSPTAPQADQFGKPLLDAQAFTRDQLVNGDDGKQNVVDAKKAAYKDISTKLGPATGYFTGESGGRTGAGFLALGQSIVYSLFQLLAKASVLLAQVLIRLFALTAPLIGLVALLHPDILRRVLKVAGAVAFNLVVLSVLAGVHALLLQAIFDAGNSLNMLTQMVLAGLVTVLLFMVGRPVRRLWQMVEMSVSMVGAAVPSPSGGIFSKFRKGANGPTPQDSFWQNVRETDDVVDGEARGPMGATVGGGRYRPEATVFASSQRLDNGSGAVRPAAAWSGAPWPGAVGSGGSAGALPAGRGGSPVYGQYNPVSGEPGDYVVGSRRLPAQESRRVDTSPVADLRWSDEPEPVVVPSRMNNADRGYTTPESVPGQANVYTPPGIRAQPRRVDPEVVAGKPVFVLYRPSRGIEVRDTDQVMGR; via the coding sequence GTGAGCACCGTCCTGACGCTGGCGTTCGTGCTCTCGATCGCCGCCGCCTGGCATGCCCTGCGCCGGCGGATCAGGCAGGGGCCCAAGCCGGGCAAGCACAAGCCCAGCCGGCGGGCCACCATGATCGCCGTCATGGTCATCCTCGGGATGCAGACCGTGGTCCTGGCGCCGTCCGCGAACGCCGCCGCCTGCGGTGAGGCGCCGAATCCCGAGCGGCCGGGCTCCGGCATGGTCGGCGCGATCGACCCGCCGGAGGGCCACGGCGAGCCGAACAGCGCGTACATCGATTACAGCTACGCGGGGCTCGTCTGGGACACGTTCCAGACCGACTGCTCCCCGCTCTCCAGCATCGCCTCGCCCAGCTCGACCATCGACACCTGGGCGGGCAACCAGCTGTTCAACGTCGGCAAGAACATTGTCGGCGCGACCAACTCTCTGCACTACACCGTGCTCGAGGGCGGTCTGCTGAACCCGATCTACAACGCCGTGAAATCGGGCGCCGAGAAGGTCTACAACAACATCTACGCGCAGCTGTTCGGGCTGGTCGCGCTGATCATGTCGATCATGCTGTTCCGCAACATCTGGCGCGGTGACCTGGCCGCGGTCAGCAAACGGGCGCTGTACGCGCTGGCGGCCGTGTGGCTGGCCGCGTCGTCACTGGCAATGCTCAGATACTTCGACCCCATCGACAGGGCGATCGTCCAGACCACCACGAACATCCAGGCGGGCTTCGTCGACGAGAGCTCCGACCGGATCGTCCGCGACATCCTGCCGACCAACCTGCACACGCAGATCGTCTACAACAACTGGCTGCGCGGCGAATTCGGCAGCCCGACGGCGCCGCAGGCCGACCAATTCGGCAAGCCGCTGCTGGACGCGCAGGCCTTCACCCGCGACCAGCTGGTGAACGGCGACGACGGCAAGCAGAACGTCGTCGACGCCAAAAAGGCCGCGTACAAGGACATCTCCACCAAGCTCGGCCCCGCGACCGGCTACTTCACCGGGGAGTCCGGCGGGCGGACCGGGGCCGGGTTCCTGGCGCTGGGCCAGAGCATCGTCTACTCGCTGTTCCAGTTGCTGGCCAAGGCTTCCGTGCTGCTCGCGCAGGTGCTGATCCGGCTGTTCGCGCTCACCGCGCCGTTGATCGGGCTGGTGGCGCTGCTGCACCCGGACATCCTGCGGCGCGTGCTGAAGGTGGCCGGCGCGGTGGCGTTCAACCTGGTCGTGCTGTCCGTGCTGGCCGGGGTGCACGCGTTGCTGCTGCAGGCGATCTTCGACGCGGGCAACTCGCTGAACATGCTGACGCAGATGGTGCTCGCCGGGCTGGTCACCGTGCTGCTGTTCATGGTCGGCCGCCCGGTGCGGCGGTTGTGGCAGATGGTCGAGATGTCCGTGAGCATGGTCGGCGCCGCGGTGCCCTCGCCGTCCGGCGGGATCTTCTCGAAGTTCCGCAAGGGCGCGAACGGGCCGACACCACAGGATTCGTTCTGGCAGAACGTGCGCGAGACCGACGACGTGGTGGACGGCGAAGCCCGCGGGCCGATGGGCGCCACCGTCGGCGGTGGGCGTTATCGCCCCGAGGCAACGGTTTTCGCCAGCTCCCAGCGGCTCGACAACGGCTCCGGCGCGGTCCGGCCGGCCGCCGCGTGGTCCGGCGCGCCGTGGCCCGGCGCCGTGGGCTCGGGCGGATCGGCGGGCGCGCTCCCGGCCGGACGCGGGGGCTCACCGGTTTACGGCCAGTACAACCCGGTTTCCGGCGAGCCCGGCGATTACGTCGTGGGCAGCCGCCGGCTGCCGGCGCAGGAGAGCCGCCGCGTCGACACCTCGCCGGTCGCCGACCTGCGCTGGAGCGACGAGCCCGAGCCAGTGGTGGTGCCGTCCCGGATGAACAACGCCGACCGCGGTTACACGACGCCGGAGTCGGTCCCGGGCCAGGCCAACGTGTACACGCCGCCGGGCATCCGCGCGCAGCCGCGCCGGGTGGACCCCGAGGTCGTGGCGGGCAAGCCGGTGTTCGTGCTCTACCGCCCCTCGCGGGGCATCGAGGTGCGCGACACCGACCAGGTCATGGGGCGGTGA
- a CDS encoding C40 family peptidase, producing MKLGILVGVLIAAVFATVLTTSAVTKVVVDQQQAAAGGLMNTSCDAAIGPTQPGQPQQGAADASNLDQEQKGTVALIISIGKQRGLAPRAWQVAIQAGMTESGLHNLDHGDRDSLGVFQMRPSMNWGSAAEVTNPNYAINKFFDVLLSVPDWTNLRPGDAAQSVERSGFPDRYHKWEAMAAVLVQNLGQVVDAAGCGQGLGAALPPSQAAAQAIKFALGEQGKPYVWGATGPNAYDCSGLMLRAYESAGVILPRVSQDQYKAGAMLPVRNAQPGDLIFLATDPADPSTIHHVAMYLGDGKIVEAQQTGVPVHIRPFSFDEAEVVPQAVRPGV from the coding sequence GTGAAGCTCGGGATCCTGGTCGGGGTGCTGATCGCGGCGGTGTTCGCGACGGTGCTGACCACCAGCGCCGTGACCAAGGTGGTGGTGGACCAGCAGCAGGCCGCGGCCGGCGGGCTGATGAACACCTCCTGCGACGCCGCGATCGGCCCGACCCAGCCGGGCCAGCCCCAGCAGGGCGCCGCCGACGCGTCGAACCTGGACCAGGAGCAGAAGGGCACCGTCGCGCTGATCATCTCGATCGGCAAGCAGCGCGGCCTCGCCCCGCGCGCCTGGCAGGTGGCGATCCAGGCCGGCATGACCGAATCGGGCCTGCACAACCTCGACCACGGCGACCGCGACTCGCTCGGCGTCTTCCAGATGCGCCCGTCGATGAACTGGGGCAGCGCCGCCGAGGTGACCAACCCGAACTACGCGATCAACAAGTTCTTCGACGTGCTGCTGTCGGTCCCGGACTGGACGAACCTGCGTCCCGGCGACGCGGCCCAGTCCGTGGAGCGCTCCGGTTTCCCCGATCGCTACCACAAGTGGGAGGCGATGGCGGCGGTCCTGGTGCAGAACCTGGGCCAGGTCGTCGACGCCGCCGGCTGCGGGCAGGGGCTGGGCGCCGCGCTGCCGCCGAGCCAAGCGGCGGCGCAGGCGATCAAGTTCGCGTTGGGGGAGCAGGGCAAGCCGTACGTCTGGGGCGCGACCGGGCCCAACGCGTACGACTGCTCCGGCCTGATGCTGCGCGCGTACGAGTCGGCCGGCGTGATCCTGCCGCGCGTTTCCCAGGACCAGTACAAGGCGGGCGCGATGCTGCCGGTGCGGAACGCGCAGCCCGGGGACCTGATCTTCCTGGCGACCGACCCGGCGGACCCGTCGACGATCCACCACGTGGCGATGTACCTGGGCGACGGCAAGATCGTCGAGGCCCAGCAGACGGGCGTCCCGGTGCACATCCGGCCGTTCTCCTTCGACGAGGCGGAAGTGGTCCCGCAGGCGGTGCGTCCCGGCGTCTAG
- a CDS encoding ATP-binding protein, producing MKIAFVGKGGSGKTTLSSLFVSYLADAGKPVLAIDADINQHLAVALGATEEQALAWPTLGDNMALIKEYLRGANPRIPDAASMIKTTPPGRGSRLVKPFEDNPVFDACFRPLGGVRLGVTGQFDEDDLGVACYHSKVGAAELLLNHLVDGPGEYVVMDMTAGADAFASGLFTRFDVTYLVCEPTLRSVGVYRQYADHARDFGVRLMVVGNKVTDADDVEFLSTQLGDALIGWLSASRHVRAAERGAPRPIGELEPHNLDTLSRLLSTVDAEPRDWARYQRQGVEFHLRNARAWGNGRTGADLEAQVDPEFVLDPSVPALR from the coding sequence GTGAAGATCGCGTTCGTCGGCAAGGGCGGCAGCGGGAAGACCACGCTGTCCTCGCTGTTCGTTTCGTACCTCGCCGACGCCGGCAAGCCGGTGCTGGCGATCGACGCCGACATCAACCAGCACCTCGCCGTGGCGCTGGGCGCCACCGAGGAGCAGGCCCTCGCGTGGCCGACGCTGGGCGACAACATGGCGTTGATCAAGGAGTACCTGCGCGGCGCCAACCCGCGGATCCCGGACGCCGCGTCGATGATCAAGACCACCCCGCCCGGCCGCGGATCGCGCCTGGTGAAGCCGTTCGAGGACAACCCAGTCTTCGACGCGTGCTTCCGCCCCCTCGGCGGCGTGCGGCTGGGCGTCACCGGCCAGTTCGACGAGGACGACCTCGGCGTGGCCTGCTACCACTCGAAGGTCGGCGCGGCGGAGCTGCTGCTGAACCACCTGGTCGACGGCCCGGGCGAGTACGTGGTGATGGACATGACGGCCGGCGCGGACGCGTTCGCCTCCGGCCTGTTCACCCGCTTCGACGTGACGTACCTGGTCTGCGAGCCGACGCTCCGCAGCGTCGGCGTCTACCGCCAGTACGCGGACCACGCCCGCGACTTCGGCGTGCGCCTCATGGTGGTCGGCAACAAAGTCACCGACGCCGACGACGTCGAATTCCTGAGCACCCAACTCGGCGACGCCCTGATCGGCTGGCTCAGTGCCTCCCGCCACGTCCGAGCCGCCGAGCGCGGCGCGCCCCGCCCCATCGGCGAACTGGAGCCGCACAACCTGGACACCCTGTCCCGCCTGCTGTCCACGGTGGACGCCGAACCCCGCGACTGGGCGCGGTACCAGCGGCAGGGGGTGGAATTCCACCTGCGCAACGCTCGTGCCTGGGGGAACGGGCGTACGGGGGCCGATCTGGAGGCACAGGTGGACCCGGAGTTCGTGCTGGATCCTTCGGTTCCTGCTTTGCGCTGA
- a CDS encoding RNB domain-containing ribonuclease — translation MIRTHAAGGDFGRLRAEFALPESFGPEVLAEAEQSVLDPLASAGGREDATNLPFVTIDPPGSKDLDQAMLVERTRRGFRVHYAIADLAAFVPPGGALDREARRRGQTMYLPDGNVPLHPPVLSEGAASLLPGEVRPAVLWTIDVDEGGEPVETRVRRALVRSTEQFDYETVQAALDAGRPHPSVASLPELGRVRRELAVRRGAVELQLPEQEISGDADGGWALARRPRTAVDAWNAEISLLTGMAAAQIMLDARIGVLRTLPPPEPDAVEWLRRSAHALGVAWPEGRTVSEFLSSLDPGRPSSMALYADTTRLLRGAGYTSFDGERPGLDTHAGIGGAYAHVTAPIRRLVDRFATEVCLAVTAGREVPSWAREALEEVPSKMSASDVLAARVERACIDQVEAWVLAERVGGEFTAVVLRAEETKAEILVEDPPVMAKCAGERFPEGERIGVRLTAVDVDKRKVLFERV, via the coding sequence GTGATCAGGACACACGCGGCGGGAGGGGACTTCGGTCGTCTCCGGGCCGAGTTCGCGCTGCCGGAGTCCTTCGGCCCGGAGGTGCTGGCCGAGGCGGAGCAGTCGGTGCTCGACCCGCTCGCGTCGGCCGGCGGCCGCGAGGACGCGACGAACCTGCCGTTCGTCACCATCGACCCGCCCGGTTCCAAGGACCTGGATCAGGCGATGCTCGTCGAGCGCACCCGCCGCGGTTTCCGGGTGCACTACGCCATCGCGGACCTGGCGGCGTTCGTGCCGCCCGGCGGCGCGCTGGACCGCGAGGCCCGCCGCCGAGGCCAGACGATGTACCTGCCCGACGGCAACGTCCCGCTCCACCCGCCCGTGCTGTCCGAGGGTGCCGCGAGCCTGCTGCCCGGCGAGGTCCGCCCGGCCGTGCTGTGGACGATCGACGTGGACGAGGGCGGCGAGCCGGTGGAGACGCGCGTGCGCCGCGCGCTGGTCCGGTCCACCGAGCAGTTCGACTACGAGACGGTGCAGGCCGCGCTCGACGCCGGCCGCCCGCACCCGTCCGTGGCGTCGCTGCCGGAGCTGGGCCGGGTCCGGCGTGAGCTGGCCGTCCGCCGCGGGGCCGTGGAGTTGCAGCTGCCGGAGCAGGAAATCAGCGGCGACGCCGACGGTGGCTGGGCGCTCGCCCGCCGCCCCCGCACCGCCGTCGACGCCTGGAACGCGGAGATTTCGCTGCTCACCGGAATGGCCGCCGCGCAGATCATGCTGGACGCGCGGATCGGCGTCCTCCGCACGTTGCCGCCACCGGAGCCGGACGCGGTGGAGTGGTTGCGTCGTTCGGCGCACGCGCTGGGGGTGGCCTGGCCGGAAGGGCGGACGGTCTCGGAGTTCCTGTCCTCTTTGGACCCCGGACGCCCCTCCTCGATGGCGCTGTACGCGGACACAACGCGTCTCCTGCGCGGCGCGGGCTACACCTCGTTCGACGGCGAGCGCCCCGGCCTCGACACGCACGCGGGCATCGGCGGTGCGTACGCGCACGTCACGGCGCCCATCCGACGCCTGGTCGACCGTTTCGCCACGGAGGTCTGCCTGGCGGTGACGGCGGGGCGCGAGGTGCCGTCGTGGGCGCGGGAGGCGCTGGAGGAGGTGCCGTCGAAGATGTCCGCTTCGGACGTGCTGGCCGCGCGCGTGGAGCGGGCCTGTATCGACCAGGTGGAGGCGTGGGTGCTGGCGGAGCGCGTGGGTGGTGAGTTCACGGCCGTGGTGCTGCGCGCGGAGGAGACGAAGGCGGAGATCCTGGTGGAGGACCCGCCGGTGATGGCGAAGTGCGCGGGCGAGCGCTTCCCTGAGGGCGAAAGAATCGGAGTCCGCCTGACCGCAGTCGACGTCGACAAGCGAAAGGTGCTGTTCGAACGCGTATGA